In Synechocystis sp. PCC 6714, the following are encoded in one genomic region:
- a CDS encoding WD40 repeat domain-containing protein, whose translation MANSFSPFKIPFAPFLLFSAIACSVYPLQNVGAEQIIPHPYSVAQNSSKPSVTVENLSGFQGIITALNVTPDGKYLAVATADEQITLINLANQEVVYAQRSPVNNFADLAISADGQWLAIAAGNNIDLRRVRDGMRVKTLSGHSDKVSGVAFSPDGERVVSVSGGDRTIRIWERQSGNLLQTLADNIGPTTSVVFTPDGSQFITGAIGDDRTIKFWDANDFQLLGTSPKQPGFINGLAVTPDGRKLVGAVRNFVKAWNLADAKELFTVKGPSLEINTVAVSPDSRWVATANKEGNIMIFDLVNGKQVTTLTGHKGWVLSLAFSPEGNILYSGAEDKTVKIWDLSPLTR comes from the coding sequence ATGGCTAATTCTTTTTCCCCATTCAAAATACCTTTTGCTCCATTTTTACTTTTTTCGGCCATTGCCTGTTCGGTCTATCCCCTGCAAAATGTCGGCGCAGAGCAGATTATTCCCCATCCATATTCAGTGGCTCAAAATTCTTCCAAACCATCGGTAACGGTGGAGAATCTCAGCGGTTTTCAAGGCATTATTACCGCTTTAAATGTCACCCCCGATGGTAAATATTTGGCAGTGGCCACGGCGGACGAACAAATTACCCTGATCAACTTGGCGAACCAAGAGGTTGTTTATGCCCAGAGGAGTCCCGTCAACAATTTTGCTGATTTAGCCATCAGTGCCGATGGTCAATGGTTGGCGATCGCCGCTGGTAATAACATTGATCTGCGCCGGGTTCGGGATGGCATGAGGGTGAAAACCCTATCTGGCCACAGCGACAAGGTCAGTGGCGTGGCCTTTAGTCCCGACGGAGAAAGGGTAGTTAGCGTTAGTGGTGGCGATCGCACCATTCGCATTTGGGAGCGGCAATCGGGCAACTTGTTACAAACCCTCGCTGACAACATTGGCCCCACCACCTCCGTTGTCTTTACCCCCGATGGCAGTCAATTTATCACCGGGGCCATCGGCGATGACCGCACCATTAAATTTTGGGATGCTAATGACTTTCAATTGCTAGGCACTTCCCCTAAACAACCGGGTTTTATCAACGGTTTAGCCGTTACCCCCGATGGCCGAAAACTGGTGGGGGCAGTGCGAAATTTCGTCAAAGCCTGGAATCTAGCCGATGCCAAGGAGTTATTTACCGTCAAAGGCCCCAGCCTAGAAATCAATACCGTTGCCGTTTCCCCCGATAGCCGTTGGGTAGCCACCGCCAATAAAGAGGGAAACATCATGATCTTCGATTTAGTCAACGGCAAACAGGTTACCACCCTGACTGGCCACAAAGGCTGGGTTCTGTCCTTGGCTTTTAGTCCCGAGGGCAACATTCTCTATAGCGGTGCGGAGGATAAAACCGTAAAAATTTGGGACCTTAGTCCACTAACTCGATAG